Within the Dolichospermum compactum NIES-806 genome, the region CATAGTTCTAGAACAAGCAGAAACAATGGCAGAATCAGCGGCAAATGCGTTATTAAAAACCTTAGAAGAACCAGGAAAAGCGACATTAATTTTAATTGCCCCTTCCCCCGAATCTGTACTACCAACTTTAGTATCCCGTTGTCAAAAAGTTCCCTTTTATCGTTTGAATACTGCGGCTATGACTCAAGTATTAACACAAACAGGAAATGCCGAAATTTTGCAACATCCAGAAGTTTTAAATATAGCCGCAGGTAGTCCAGGAAATGCCATTTCCTCCTACCAACAATTGCAAACCATTCCTAGCGAATTTATCACCCAGGTGAAAAAAACGCCAACATCTTACCGTCATGCTTTAGAATTAGGTAAAAAAATTGATAAAGAATTAGATACAGAAGCCCAATTATGGTTAATTGACTATTTACAACAATACTATTGGCAACAAATACATGAACCAAAAATCATTCAACAACTAGAAAAAACTCGAAAACATTTACTTTGTTACGCCCAACCTCGTTTAGTTTGGGAATGTACATTTTTAGCCTTATTTAAAATATCGCAAAATCCGTAGGGGCGGGGTTTCCCCCCCCCTCAATTATATTACTCTTCATTTCTCTTTGCGCCTCTACGCCTCTGCGTGAGACAAAAAAACGTGGTTCATTTACCCGAAAATCGCTGTAATTATTGAAATTTTCCCTTATATTATTTAATCAGGATCACAACGAATTTCAATCATAAATCCATCGGGATCATAAAAATACACTCCTCTCCCAGTAGGACGGGAAACAGGACCATAAGCAATGACCAAATTATTTTCTTGAATTACTGTTAATGCTTGGTCAAATAATTCTGGAGCAATATCAAAAGCTAAATGATATGCTCTAGTAAAAGACTTACTGGGATCTGGATCTGGTGGTAATAATTCTGGTTCTCCAAATAAGTCAATAATTGTGCCGTCAGGAGTGGCAAAATTAGCGAC harbors:
- a CDS encoding VOC family protein, translating into MISQKNIPTGYLRKVHHIAFNVENMAASRHFYGHILGLHELTGDEIPKTLRELVNAGKVANFATPDGTIIDLFGEPELLPPDPDPSKSFTRAYHLAFDIAPELFDQALTVIQENNLVIAYGPVSRPTGRGVYFYDPDGFMIEIRCDPD
- a CDS encoding DNA polymerase III subunit delta', with product MFSSLIGQQQAVELLTQSVKQHRVAPAYMFVGADGVGRSLAAKCFIELLFSSSVKPDQIPILHNRIQQRNHPALLWVEPTYQYQGQRLTPAEAAEKGVKRKAPPVIRLEQIREITQFLSRPPLEATRNVIVLEQAETMAESAANALLKTLEEPGKATLILIAPSPESVLPTLVSRCQKVPFYRLNTAAMTQVLTQTGNAEILQHPEVLNIAAGSPGNAISSYQQLQTIPSEFITQVKKTPTSYRHALELGKKIDKELDTEAQLWLIDYLQQYYWQQIHEPKIIQQLEKTRKHLLCYAQPRLVWECTFLALFKISQNP